GAGAAAGGCGGAGAGGTAAAGGGAAAGCCCAGCTGGGGGAAGATCGTGGCGGAGCTCTTTGAGATCTTCGTCGAGCCCGATCTGATCCAGCCGACCATAGTGATGGATTACCCCGTGGATATCTCGCCGCTGGCCAAGAGAAAACGCGGGGATAATCGGTTGGTCGAGAGATTTGAGCTCTTCGTGGGCGGTCTGGAAATGGCGAACGCCTTCAGCGAACTGAACGATCCGATGGATCAGCGCGAGAGGTTTAAGGAACAGATGAGACAGAGAGCGCTGGGGGATGAGGAGGCACAGGTGATGGACGAGGATTTCATAAGGGCGCTGGAATACGGTATGCCTCCCACCGGCGGACTCGGGATAGGGATCGACAGGCTCACCATGCTGCTGACGGATAGTGAGTCGATCAGAGATGTCATCCTCTTCCCCCATATGAGGCCTGAAAATCAATGAGATACGAGCTGTTTATCGCCCTGAGATACCTCAGACCGAAAAAGGGAAGATCCTTCATCTCGATCGCTAATGCCTTTTCCATACTGGGGTTGGCGGTCGGGATCGCCACGGTGATAGTGGTCCTATCGGTGCTGGATGGGATGGAGGAGGTTATAAAGGATAAGATGCTCGGCGCCGAGGCACATATCCTCATCTGGGCTCAGGGCGCCGATGCCTTCGGGGATTACGAAAGGGTGATCGAAGAGGCGGCCTCCGTTAAAGGCGTCATCGCCGCCACCCCGGCGGTGGTGAGCCAGGGACTGGTTCAGGATGGATCGGGACAGAGGAGAACCGGCGTCATCGTCAAGGGGATCGATCCTGGGCGTGAGAACAAGGTGACCAACATAGAGAGATACCTCTCCAAGCCCCTGAACTTCGATCCCGGACTGGTTGAAGAGGCCAGGGCCAGATATAAGGGCAGGTTCTCGATCACCGGTCCGATAATCCTGGGCTCCGGCGTCGCAAAGAGGCTGGGCGTCACCATAGGCGATGTGGTGGTTCTCTTCTCCAAGCTCGTCCCCGATCCTGTCAGGGCGGGCGGGTATATCCCCATAACCCGTAGCTTCGTGGTGGTGGATATCTACGATTCCGGGATGTATAGCTACGACTCGGCTTTAGTTTTCCTGCCTCTGAGTGTAGCTCAGCAGATATATGAGATGCCGGGGATGGTCAGCAGGGTCGAGGTGAGGGTGGCCGATCCGGGGAAGGTGGACGATGTGAGGCTCAAGCTGTTGATGAAGCTGGGGTTCGGATTCCTGCCTCGAACCTGGAAGGAGATGCATGGCAACCTATTTAGCGCCATGCAGCTTGAAAAGAGGGTCACCTTTGTGGTTGAGATGCTCATCGTGATCGTCGCCGCCTTCAGCATAACCAGTTCGCTTATCATGCTCGTTATGGAGAAGGTGAGGGATATCGGGATACTGAAAGCCATGGGGGCCCAAAATAGGGGTATAGCCAAGATATTCACCTTTCAGAGCGGCGCCATCGCTCTGATCGGAGCCGCTGTCGGCACAGGACTTGGCCTGTTTTTATGCTGGTCGCTCGAGACGTGGCTCCAC
This Candidatus Poribacteria bacterium DNA region includes the following protein-coding sequences:
- a CDS encoding ABC transporter permease, producing the protein MRYELFIALRYLRPKKGRSFISIANAFSILGLAVGIATVIVVLSVLDGMEEVIKDKMLGAEAHILIWAQGADAFGDYERVIEEAASVKGVIAATPAVVSQGLVQDGSGQRRTGVIVKGIDPGRENKVTNIERYLSKPLNFDPGLVEEARARYKGRFSITGPIILGSGVAKRLGVTIGDVVVLFSKLVPDPVRAGGYIPITRSFVVVDIYDSGMYSYDSALVFLPLSVAQQIYEMPGMVSRVEVRVADPGKVDDVRLKLLMKLGFGFLPRTWKEMHGNLFSAMQLEKRVTFVVEMLIVIVAAFSITSSLIMLVMEKVRDIGILKAMGAQNRGIAKIFTFQSGAIALIGAAVGTGLGLFLCWSLETWLHIPIYKDVYQLDTLPVKISWPFVVLVNISAFVICLLAALYPSRRAATLNPVEALRYE